In Poecilia reticulata strain Guanapo linkage group LG11, Guppy_female_1.0+MT, whole genome shotgun sequence, the genomic stretch NNNNNNNNNNNNNNNNNNNNNNNNNNNNNNNNNNNNNNNNNNNNNNNNNNNNNNNNNNNNNNNNNNNNNNNNNNNNNNNNNNNNNNNNNNNNNNNNNNNNNNNNNNNNNNNNNNNNNNNNNNNNNNNNNNNNNNNNNNNNNNNNNNNNNNNNNNNNNNNNNaggagaaaaaaaggattttgaggtaagaaagtaaattttttgatcATGACTATATTTTGTTTAGTACTTATACTGTTGCAGATAAAACCATATGATTTACATTAGATGAAAGTAATTTCTCAGGCAAAATGTGATGCATTTTCCCGTGCTAATTTCAAACCGCTATGCTACTACAGCTAGCTAAACATGGCTGACAGGGTTGGGGTGGGTTGTaacacatctttaaaaagtgttaCAACCATCCCCTTACATACACctaagaacattttcattttaataattttacagaaTGCCTAGGCAGTGGATACGAAAGACTGATAGAGGTGTGcctgcagatgttttaaaaaaggcatCTGATGAGGTCACAAAGAAGAGCAAGTCAGTCAGATCGGTTGCAAAGGCGCATGGCATCTGCCATGTAACACTGAGCAGATACTGCAAATCACTGCAGAAGCTGAGAGAACAGGGGTCCAGTGATCTTCCCAGTGTTGGTTATTGGAGTAGCAACAAAGTCTTCTCTGAGGTGCAGGAGGAAGTGTTGGCTGACTATTTGACTCAGGCAGCAGACCTGTATTACGGACTGACTCCACGTGAGGTAAGCATATGACAGGTTAATCACTGGAGACAAGAGAAGAATTGAATACCAGCGTAGGTGCtagacaaatttaaaaactttttgtgtCTATGTATTCTGATTTTCTATTCCTCTTTCTTTTAGGTCAGAAAGTTTGCATATCAGCTGGCAGTAGCATATTACATCAAACACCCACAAACATGGTATGAGAAGCAGATGGCAGGGCCTGACTGGTTCACATTATTTATGAAGCGGAACCCTAGCCTGTCAATAAGGAGTCCTGAGGCAACCAGCCTTACACGGGCCACAAGTTTTAACCGCCAAAATGTGGAACGTTTCTTCAACAGCCTTGGACAGGTCATTGAGAGATACAACTTCGACGGGAGCGATATATGGAATGTAGATGAAACTGGTGTAACAACAGTCCAATCACCAGACCGTGTTGTTGCTCGTCGTGGTGTCAAGCAGGTGGGTGCGATGACATCAGGTGAGAGAGGTGTGCTCGTGTCAGTAGCATGCGCTGTGCAAGCGCTGGGAAATGCAATTCCTCCCTTCTTTGTATTCCCCCGTAAACGTTACAARGAACTCTTYATTCAGAGTGGGCCAACAGGGAGTGCAGGAAGTGGTAACGYCTCAGGATGGATGCAAGAGGAAGACTTCCTCTTATTCCTTGCtcattttgcaaaacacacaaaggtcAGCCCAGAGAAAAAGGTTTTACTTTTGCTGGATAATCACTGTTCACATATATCTGTTAAAGCTATtgatttctgcaaagaaaagggAATAGTGCTACTTACCTTCCCCCCCCCACTGTAGCCATAAACTTCAGCCACTGGATCGCAGTGTCTACGGCCCATTTAAGAAAATGGTGAACGCCGCAAGTGATGCATGGATGAAGATGAATCCTGCCAAGACGATGACTATATATGATATTCCAAGTATTGTGAAGACTGCTCTGCCTGCAGCTGCAACACCGAAAAACATTCAAGCCGGTTTCCAATCCACAGGTATTTGGCCCTTTAATCCTGACATTTTTGAGGAGTGTGACTATGCACCCTCACAAGTCACTGACCGTCCCGACCCAGGTACATCACTGACATCTGGAGCTTTCCAGCCACAGTCTCCACCAACTCATCTGGGGACAGCCTCCTCTCCTCCAACTCACCTGGGGATTGCCTCCTCTCCTCACCTGGGGATTGCCTCCTCTCCTCACCTGGGGACAGCCTCCTCTCCTCCAACTCATCTGGGGACAGCCTCCTCTCCTCACCTGGGGACAGCCTCCTCTCCTCCAACTCACCTGGAGACTACTACTTCTGGTTCCTCTGCAGTTATTGATGTGAACATGTNNNNNNNNNNNNNNNNNNNNNNNNNNNNNNNNNNNNNNNNNNNNNNNNNNNNNNNNNNNNNNNNNNNNNNNNNNNNNNNNNNNNNNNNNNNNNNNNNNNNNNNNNNNNNNNNNNNNNNNNNNNNNNNNNNNNNNNNNNNNNNNNNNNNNNNNNNNNNNNNNNNNNNNNNNNNNNNNNNNNNNNNNNNNNNNNNNNNNNNNNNNNNNNNNNNNNNNNNNNNNNNNNNNNNNNNNNNNNNNNNNNNNNNNNNNNNNNNNNNNNNNNNNNNNNNNNNNNNNNNNNNNNNNNNNNNNNNNNNNNNNNNNNNNNNNNNNNNNNNNNNNNNNNNNNNNNNNNNNNNNNNNNNNNNNNNNNNNNNNNNNNNNNNNNNNNNNNNNNNNNNNNNNNNNNNNNNNNNNNNNNNNNNNNNNNNNNNNNNNNNNNNNNNNNNNNNNNNNNNNNNNNNNNNNNNNNNNNNNNNNNNNNNNNNNNNNNNNNNNNNNNNNNNNNNNNNNNNNNNNNNNNNNNNNNNNNNNNNNNNNNNNNNNNNNNNNNNNNNNNNNNNNNNNNNNNNNNNNNNNNNNNNNNNNNNNNNNNNNNNNNNNNNNNNNNNNNNNNNNNNNNNNNNNNNNNNNNNNNNNNNNNNNNNNNNNNNNNNNNNNNNNNNNNNNNNNNNNNNNNNNNNNNNNNNNNNNNNNNNNNNNNNNNNNNNNNNNNNNNNNNNNNNNNNNNNNNNNNNNNNNNNNNNNNNNNNNNNNNNNNNNNNNNNNNNNNNNNNNNNNNNNNNNNNNNNNNNNNNNNNNNNNNNNNNNNNNNNNNNNNNNNNNNNNNNNNNNNNNNNNNNNNNNNNNNNNNNNNNNNNNNNNNNNNNNNNNNNNNNNNNNNNNNNNNNNNNNNNNNNNNNNNNNNNNNNNNNNNNNNNNNNNNNNNNNNNNNNNNNNNNNNNNNNNNNNNNNNNNNNNNNNNNNNNNNNNNNNNNNNNNNNNNNNNNNNNNNNNNNNNNNNNNNNNNNNNNNNNNNNNNNNNNNNNNNNNNNNNNNNNNNNNNNNNNNNNNNNNNNNNNNNNNNNNNNNNNNNNNNNNNNNNNNNNNNNNNNNNNNNNNNNNNNNNNNNNNNNNNNNNNNNNNNNNNNNNNNNNNNNNNNNNNNNNNNNNNNNNNNNNNNNNNNNNNNNNNNNNNNNNNNNNNNNNNNNNNNNNNNNNNNNNNNNNNNNNNNNNNNNNNNNNNNNNNNNNNNNNNNNNNNNNNNNNNNNNNNNNNNNNNNNNNNNNNNNNNNNNNNNNNNNNNNNNNNNNNNNNNNNNNNNNNNNNNNNNNNNNNNNNNNNNNNNNNNNNNNNNNNNNNNNNNNNNNNNNNNNNNNNNNNNNNNNNNNNNNNNNNNNNNNNNNNNNNNNNNNNNNNNNNNNNNNNNNNNNNNNNNNNNNNNNNNNNNNNNNNNNNNNNNNNNNNNNNNNNNNNNNNNNNNNNNNNNNNNNNNNNNNNNNNNNNNNNNNNNNNNNNNNNNNNNNNNNNNNNNNNNNNNNNNNNNNNNNNNNNNNNNNNNNNNNNNNNNNNNNNNNNNNNNNNNNNNNNNNNNNNNNNNNNNNNNNNNNNNNNNNNNNNNNNNNNNNNNNNNNNNNNNNNNNNNNNNNNNNNNNNNNNNNNNNNNNNNNNNNNNNNNNNNNNNNNNNNNNNNNNNNNNNNNNNNNNNNNNNNNNNNNNNNNNNNNNNNNNNNNNNNATATGGTAAAATCCACTAATACTTCATCAGTTGATtataaatttatgaaaaataaaaacataaaaatacatctacAAAGTATTAATGGGAATTTAAATAGCTTGTAACTCGTATAATGGAAATGTCTTTCCCTTTCACTGTTGTCCTCTGCTTGtacaatgttctttttaaattgtggCTAAGCATATGCAATCTGCTTGTTTCAATGAAACGTATATATTTTGTGGCTAagtatttccctttttttgtctggtttaaTATGAGTCAATTTGGTTAAATATGGTTTAATATGAGTCAATTGATAGATGGAACCTGAAAACCTTTTATGAAAACTTGACTGGGACTTGTCACTGTACATGAAAACATCATTTAATTTAGTCTATACATTGCCTTTGTTGGATTTTACAATAACTAATTTTTCATGTAATGTGGGACAAGGTATCTAACAATTGTGTTTGGGGGACTCTAACAGTCTCTTACACCAGTTAGTTTTTGATGTACATtgtgaaactttattttgtgttactAAAAATTCAGTAAACCACATTACAAGTATGCTGACCACCTATAATACAATAAGTTCAAACACGTTCTACTTCGTGtttaaactcaaaacatttgttCGGTGTAACGAGGTGCTGCTCACCTTCTCTGTGAATGTCGTCTTAAAGTGGAGTCCTCGTCCAGAAACGTGGAAATATTGCTGCTCCTTTCTAGTCCTGCTTGCGTGGAACCAACAGCCAGTTGAACAACTCATTTATCAcctcttgtgtgtgtgtgtgtgagacaggaAAGTGCTTAAAGTGTTTCCTGTAAGTGTAACTTCCGTAAATTGGTACATTGCGATGTGTGTGTACGTGGTGTTGGGAAACAATGTGGCAACAAGCGTCAGTTGTGGGAGAAAACACAAGTTCCTTTACTGGCTGTTAAAGTTTGAGAAATATGTTACaaagtagcggttctcaacgtgggcggtaccgccccccagggggcgttcagaggacggcaggggcgCTGGCSgacatttttacaaaaggggggcgccgggatgcctttggggggcgtttggtcgaaggtaaactttacaccttaaatccacaacaataccagtttagactttgagcaacttggtaaaactgtattgtgtaacattaaatcatgcttggctgcaactgtatcgatggcagctcttcttctattcagggtttgtagcttcatggctccgcatcagttcagcgttacaccggctgatgacgcaaCCCCATCCGCCCCCCCAACCTTATCAACTTGCAAAAATCcttacaaaaaaagatttttgtacatatgttttggcagttctgtgatcatgtcaaagcagcaactaatattaaaaagtgttttattgtctgcccgcttccatggaaggacaacagaaaatcgctcttataaacatgtaattactaaaatcacgataccctcacKttgtatccctctgaaaaatgaacccatttaaataaagaaatccctccatggStgataccacgatagagagcgttcattttatagcgttaacaccggtgctgcaagtggtccgacatgaaacaggtttgatggaacaacggtaccacagcacttttagatttcaataatcagaataccgagaATGTGGACTCAATCTGTGTATGGttcgttctttggttttttcatttcaaaataaaattgaaaaaacaaaacaagcatgtgtttttctgttttgtcgtTTTTAAAACGAAATTAGAAAAACGgcaaatgcaaaattaaaaaagaaaacgagctgtcaatttagcttttcattatttcattgttgaCAATCGGTCTGACCCGGAAGTTCTCTCTGTCCGGTTTACACAGGGGCCRtatcacacatacacactatGCTCCGCCCCGCACACTTTGTTTCTACACTCGTCCAAAGCGGCATGTAATTAATTAGATCATGATACTTTCACACAGATGGCCTTTAACTCCGACTTGTTTTATATAACGGCTGCTAAATGCAGCTTCCCATTCAGTAAATATCTAAAGGGCTAGCCcgttcaattttatttttatttttaccaaccGTTAATCTGCTCTGGTTTCAAAAGACGCTGAAACCGCGACTAGAACATTCTGCCAGTCATTCAAACCCTTTAGTTtaagtttttcctttctgaataGCATTAGCATACCAATTATGACCCAGTATGTCATGAACAAGCATGCAAAAAAGGTTATCCAAAATATACAATATCCTGGataaatattgtatatttatccaaaataaatatacaatatattgtatatataaaaaattttatatacAATATACTAATAGATAGTATCTATTTCAGGTACATACCTGGAAATAGATACCAGAAATATAAATCTATTTCTGGTAGAAATAAATTTCTACCAGgtaggaaatgtttgaaataatttgccagattattaaaagcttaactaaataaatgtttgcctacggaagaggatttgggaaagaaaaaaaaaggtcatcattctgactttaatctcagaattcagacttcaatctaaaaaaacaacaatcttgTACATCAGTAGGTGTTGGAAAAATGTTACAGGTCCCTTCTCCTCTTCTGTGGTTTAACACCTCACaatatcttttcacatttttataagtgaTGTATGACTGTccaattagaaatgaaaacctCTGTCCCCTTAATGAGactatttatccatccatctattttcttccgcttcatccggggtcgggtcgtgtGGTCAGCAGCTTCAGacgggaggcccagacttcctctcccagccacttgttccagctcctccgggggaatcccaggcgttcccaggccagtagagagacgtaatccctccagcgtgtcctatTTATTATAACTTATTAGACTCAACTGACTAAACATAATGAACAACTTTTGAGTTGatacttttcattatttcttagCACTGGATTTATGagcaagaaacattaaaagaaaaaaatatttaatttgtatcaacttttatataaacagagctttaaactcaaatcttacaaaataaacagacaaaacattttcataaaaatgtatttattacattAACATACAAGCAGATAGATATTCAGCCTGTGTTTGGGGAATCATAAAAATATTCCTATAATTTATGTATAYAAAAGATGAGGAGACAGTGAAGAAGACCatgtcaggaggaggaagaggatctCTGGGAGATTCTGGGAAGCTGCATCCAAACCTGGAGCTGAGGCCTCTCCTCCtgtatgaaacaataaaaaattcacACTGCACATAAGAAGCCAATCAAAGGGAAgaatattttcacacacacaaataatatgaatttacaaactacaaaaagatCAGAGGAAGGGAATATTAGTATCTGGTATTGGATGAT encodes the following:
- the LOC103472744 gene encoding uncharacterized protein LOC103472744 isoform X1 — protein: MPRQWIRKTDRGVPADVLKKASDEVTKKSKSVRSVAKAHGICHVTLSRYCKSLQKLREQGSSDLPSVGYWSSNKVFSEVQEEVLADYLTQAADLYYGLTPREVRKFAYQLAVAYYIKHPQTWYEKQMAGPDWFTLFMKRNPSLSIRSPEATSLTRATSFNRQNVERFFNSLGQVIERYNFDGSDIWNVDETGVTTVQSPDRVVARRGVKQVGAMTSGERGVLVSVACAVQALGNAIPPFFVFPRKRYKELFIQSGPTGSAGSGNXSGWMQEEDFLLFLAHFAKHTKVSPEKKVLLLLDNHCSHISVKAIDFCKEKGIVLLTFPPPL
- the LOC103472744 gene encoding uncharacterized protein LOC103472744 isoform X2 — translated: MPRQWIRKTDRGVPADVLKKASDEVTKKSKSVRSVAKAHGICHVTLSRYCKSLQKLREQGSSDLPSVGYWSSNKVFSEVQEEVLADYLTQAADLYYGLTPREVRKFAYQLAVAYYIKHPQTWYEKQMAGPDWFTLFMKRNPSLSIRSPEATSLTRATSFNRQNVERFFNSLGQVIERYNFDGSDIWNVDETGVTTVQSPDRVVARRGVKQVGAMTSGERGVLVSVACAVQALGNAIPPFFVFPRKRYKELFIQSGPTGSAGSGNXSGWMQEEDFLLFLAHFAKHTKP